From Salmo salar chromosome ssa04, Ssal_v3.1, whole genome shotgun sequence, one genomic window encodes:
- the rangrf gene encoding ran guanine nucleotide release factor — MQNATVGRPLFGGALSATIPHSAKDISELREIPDNQEVFAHDHSDQSIIVELLELQNHVQNEDAARYHFEDVAGSNKASAPGTSEVRTVVALPKSDLSLEECSSAFLLTGTQCVSKFNEEAKNTVTIHLGLFRLPQFSTDVLVTFNDPLSISPGSSSAVGMGGEQQEDMDPWTLQDFQRLLQSLRLHDPGVFG; from the exons atgcagaacgccacagtgGGTCGTCCTCTATTTGGAGGAGCCCTGTCAGCCACCATCCCTCACAGTGCCAAAGACATCAG TGAATTGAGGGAGATTCCAGACAACCAGGAGGTTTTTGCCCACGACCACAGTGACCAGAGCATCATCGTTGAACTACTAGAGTTACAAAACCATGTCCAGAATGAAGACGCTGCCAG GTACCACTTTGAGGATGTAGCAGGGAGCAACAAGGCATCGGCCCCAGGGACATCAGAGGTCAGGACTGTGGTGGCCTTGCCCAAGTCAGACCTCTCCCTGGAGGAGTGCAGCTCTGCCTTTCTGCTCACTGGAACACAGTGTGTGTCCAAGTTCAATGAGGAA GCCAAAAATACAGTGACCATTCACCTTGGCCTGTTCCGACTACCACAGTTCTCTACGGATGTTCTGGTGACCTTCAACGACCCCCTCAGCATAAG CCCTGGCAGCAGCAGTGCagtggggatgggaggagagcagCAGGAGGACATGGATCCATGGACGCTACAGGACTTCCAGCGTTTACTGCAGTCTCTCAGACTACACGACCCAGGCGTGTTTGGATAG
- the LOC106603000 gene encoding uncharacterized protein isoform X1: MTDSGAGSSLMTLRGILKNSHPSDEPELLVHNPDCPLSCQSLSQLQCHLSLGSNSASLSNPSMPLKGILRTSISSGVTETQKDCNSSKFRKRQRWDEGNILATSCHSWLMPVSGSKDVKPGPHLCSVTMLDGGAGTSTSGEQICLCMSKRKKSQSWNEMSIMATQPPFTDNPWMKADDGFTASVAWQSLSLRDDAGPSHSTTSTSYSQPPWSPLKPGKNSSASNQYPNRNQLDQPKDTSQHGMMGPSKQATEAKSLATEESADIDLYMRPSFEQLRKAHFREDKEVLLARRSIVEDDDEDDDTENADYIVPKLNYCSFTASGGGYAAPMSKRTQTVDMAKKKTTPSDK; encoded by the exons ATGACAGACTCTGGTGCTGGATCATCATTGATGACCCTGAGAGGCATTCTGAAGAATTCTCATCCATCTGATGAACCAGAGCTTTTAGTTCACAATCCCGACTGCCCCCTGAGCTGCCAG TCCCTGTCCCAGCTGCAGTGCCACCTCAGCCTTGGTTCCAACTCAGCATCACTATCCAACCCAAGCATGCCCCTCAAAGGCATCCTCAGGACCAGCATCAGCTCTGGGGTGACGGAAACACAGAAAGATTGTAACAGTTCTAAATTTCG gaagagacagagatgggACGAGGGCAACATCCTAGCCACTAGCTGTCACTCCTGGCTGATGCCTGTGTCAGGGAGTAAGGATGTCAAACCTGGGCCTCATCT gTGTAGTGTCACCATGTTGGATGGAGGTGCAGgcaccagtacatcaggagaacaGATATGTCTGTGTATGAGTAAGAG GAAGAAGAGCCAGAGCTGGAATGAGATGAGTATTATGGCTACTCAGCCTCCCTTCACAGACAACCCTTGGATGAAGGCAGATGATGGGTTCACTGCCTCTGTGGCATG GCAGTCCCTGTCCCTCAGGGACGATGCAGGACCCAGCCACAGCACTACCAGCACCTCTTACAGCCAGCCTCCGTGGTCTCCTCTGAAGCCTGGGAAGAA TTCATCGGCCTCAAATCAGTATCCAAACCGAAACCAATTAGATCAACCTAAGGACACCTCACAACACGGGATGATGGGCCCGTCAAAGCAGGCAACAGAGGCAAAGTCTTTGGCCACAGAGGAGAGTGCAGACATAGATCTCTACA TGAGACCCAGCTTTGAGCAGCTGAGGAAAGCCCACTTCAGAGAAGACAAAGAGGTGCTCCTGGCTCGGAGATCCATAGTCGAAGATGACGATGAGGATGACGATACGGAGAATGCGGATTACATCGTCCCCAAGCTAAACTATTGCAGCTTCACCGCCAGTGGTGGGGGATACGCAGCACCGATGAGCAAGCGGACACAGACAG TAGATATGGCGAAGAAGAAGACAACTCCCTCGGATAAGTGA
- the LOC106603000 gene encoding uncharacterized protein isoform X2 has protein sequence MTDSGAGSSLMTLRGILKNSHPSDEPELLVHNPDCPLSCQSLSQLQCHLSLGSNSASLSNPSMPLKGILRTSISSGVTETQKDCNSSKFRKRQRWDEGNILATSCHSWLMPVSGSKDVKPGPHLCSVTMLDGGAGTSTSGEQICLCMSKRKKSQSWNEMSIMATQPPFTDNPWMKADDGFTASVAWQSLSLRDDAGPSHSTTSTSYSQPPWSPLKPGKNSSASNQYPNRNQLDQPKDTSQHGMMGPSKQATEAKSLATEESADIDLYMRPSFEQLRKAHFREDKEVLLARRSIVEDDDEDDDTENADYIVPKLNYCSFTASGGGYAAPMSKRTQTDMAKKKTTPSDK, from the exons ATGACAGACTCTGGTGCTGGATCATCATTGATGACCCTGAGAGGCATTCTGAAGAATTCTCATCCATCTGATGAACCAGAGCTTTTAGTTCACAATCCCGACTGCCCCCTGAGCTGCCAG TCCCTGTCCCAGCTGCAGTGCCACCTCAGCCTTGGTTCCAACTCAGCATCACTATCCAACCCAAGCATGCCCCTCAAAGGCATCCTCAGGACCAGCATCAGCTCTGGGGTGACGGAAACACAGAAAGATTGTAACAGTTCTAAATTTCG gaagagacagagatgggACGAGGGCAACATCCTAGCCACTAGCTGTCACTCCTGGCTGATGCCTGTGTCAGGGAGTAAGGATGTCAAACCTGGGCCTCATCT gTGTAGTGTCACCATGTTGGATGGAGGTGCAGgcaccagtacatcaggagaacaGATATGTCTGTGTATGAGTAAGAG GAAGAAGAGCCAGAGCTGGAATGAGATGAGTATTATGGCTACTCAGCCTCCCTTCACAGACAACCCTTGGATGAAGGCAGATGATGGGTTCACTGCCTCTGTGGCATG GCAGTCCCTGTCCCTCAGGGACGATGCAGGACCCAGCCACAGCACTACCAGCACCTCTTACAGCCAGCCTCCGTGGTCTCCTCTGAAGCCTGGGAAGAA TTCATCGGCCTCAAATCAGTATCCAAACCGAAACCAATTAGATCAACCTAAGGACACCTCACAACACGGGATGATGGGCCCGTCAAAGCAGGCAACAGAGGCAAAGTCTTTGGCCACAGAGGAGAGTGCAGACATAGATCTCTACA TGAGACCCAGCTTTGAGCAGCTGAGGAAAGCCCACTTCAGAGAAGACAAAGAGGTGCTCCTGGCTCGGAGATCCATAGTCGAAGATGACGATGAGGATGACGATACGGAGAATGCGGATTACATCGTCCCCAAGCTAAACTATTGCAGCTTCACCGCCAGTGGTGGGGGATACGCAGCACCGATGAGCAAGCGGACACAGACAG ATATGGCGAAGAAGAAGACAACTCCCTCGGATAAGTGA
- the LOC106603000 gene encoding uncharacterized protein isoform X3, which yields MTLRGILKNSHPSDEPELLVHNPDCPLSCQSLSQLQCHLSLGSNSASLSNPSMPLKGILRTSISSGVTETQKDCNSSKFRKRQRWDEGNILATSCHSWLMPVSGSKDVKPGPHLCSVTMLDGGAGTSTSGEQICLCMSKRKKSQSWNEMSIMATQPPFTDNPWMKADDGFTASVAWQSLSLRDDAGPSHSTTSTSYSQPPWSPLKPGKNSSASNQYPNRNQLDQPKDTSQHGMMGPSKQATEAKSLATEESADIDLYMRPSFEQLRKAHFREDKEVLLARRSIVEDDDEDDDTENADYIVPKLNYCSFTASGGGYAAPMSKRTQTVDMAKKKTTPSDK from the exons ATGACCCTGAGAGGCATTCTGAAGAATTCTCATCCATCTGATGAACCAGAGCTTTTAGTTCACAATCCCGACTGCCCCCTGAGCTGCCAG TCCCTGTCCCAGCTGCAGTGCCACCTCAGCCTTGGTTCCAACTCAGCATCACTATCCAACCCAAGCATGCCCCTCAAAGGCATCCTCAGGACCAGCATCAGCTCTGGGGTGACGGAAACACAGAAAGATTGTAACAGTTCTAAATTTCG gaagagacagagatgggACGAGGGCAACATCCTAGCCACTAGCTGTCACTCCTGGCTGATGCCTGTGTCAGGGAGTAAGGATGTCAAACCTGGGCCTCATCT gTGTAGTGTCACCATGTTGGATGGAGGTGCAGgcaccagtacatcaggagaacaGATATGTCTGTGTATGAGTAAGAG GAAGAAGAGCCAGAGCTGGAATGAGATGAGTATTATGGCTACTCAGCCTCCCTTCACAGACAACCCTTGGATGAAGGCAGATGATGGGTTCACTGCCTCTGTGGCATG GCAGTCCCTGTCCCTCAGGGACGATGCAGGACCCAGCCACAGCACTACCAGCACCTCTTACAGCCAGCCTCCGTGGTCTCCTCTGAAGCCTGGGAAGAA TTCATCGGCCTCAAATCAGTATCCAAACCGAAACCAATTAGATCAACCTAAGGACACCTCACAACACGGGATGATGGGCCCGTCAAAGCAGGCAACAGAGGCAAAGTCTTTGGCCACAGAGGAGAGTGCAGACATAGATCTCTACA TGAGACCCAGCTTTGAGCAGCTGAGGAAAGCCCACTTCAGAGAAGACAAAGAGGTGCTCCTGGCTCGGAGATCCATAGTCGAAGATGACGATGAGGATGACGATACGGAGAATGCGGATTACATCGTCCCCAAGCTAAACTATTGCAGCTTCACCGCCAGTGGTGGGGGATACGCAGCACCGATGAGCAAGCGGACACAGACAG TAGATATGGCGAAGAAGAAGACAACTCCCTCGGATAAGTGA